Sequence from the uncultured Fibrobacter sp. genome:
ATATGCGTGGCCGCCCGGTCTATAGTGCCGTTACGAGCAAGGGCTCTGTCGATCTTTCCGCGATTTCTGACGGCCTGTATGTCGTCCGCGTCAAGGTCGGTTCGAAGACCCTGGAACGCCGCGTGGCACTTCGATAACAGTTTACTCTCTCTCTCTCTTCATCGACAGAAATGGCGGGCTTTTGTCCGCCATTTTTGTGATAAATGCATTTTTTTTGCGAAAATCGCTGTTTCCCTTATCAAGTTGTAAAGAAGTGCAACGTTAAATAAAATTTAGCGTTGATATTGTCTCAACAGGAATTATTTTTAGTAAAAATGGTTTGGGTTGTAGAGTTATCCACAATGAGGTTAAGGAAAATGAAGGTAACTCAATTTACGCATAGGGTGGTGCTCGTTGCCGCTTTAATTGGCATTGGCGCCTCAGTCGCCGGTGCTCAGGAAACTTTACGTAGCTTGGCCGAAGAACGTGGCCGCTACATTGGCGCAATCCTCAATTCTCAATGGTTTAGCGGTGGATTGCCAGCCGATTACGAAAAAATTCACAAAACAGAGTTCAATGCAGTCGTCGCTGAAAACGAGATGAAGTTTGATGCTACCGAAGGTAGCCAAGGACGATTCAGTTATGGTAATGGCGACAAGATGGTCAACTACGCCAAGCAGAACAACATGTATGCTCGTGGTCATGCTCTTGCATGGCACAGTCAGGTTCCGGGCTGGGTGAACAGCCACCGCAATAAACAGGAACTTCTTGGTATCCTCAAAAACCATATTAACAAGGTTGTGGGGCACTGGAAGGGTGATATCAAGGAATGGGATGTTGTGAACGAGGCCGTGAACGACAACAATACTCACGGCTGGCGTAGCCAGGGTTCCGTCTGGTTCGAAACCATCGGTGCCGAGTTCCTGGATTCCGCCTTCGTCTGGGCTCACGCTGCCGACCCGGATGCAGAACTCTGCTATAACGACTATGCCATTGAACAGGGAATTGGCCCCGGTTCCAAGGCCGGGTTCGTTCTCGATCAGGTGAAGCGCTGGGTCAAGGATGGCATTCCTATCACTTGCGTGGGTTCCCAGACTCACGTCGAAGATGTCACGACGGCCAAGGAATTTATCGGCGCTCCTGATAGCCTCCGCCATTTTGCTCAGGAACTCGCAAAGCTCGGCATCAAGCTGAACATCACCGAACTGGATGTCGGTTTCAAGAGCGGTCGTAGCGTCAGTGCCGAAGATCTTGCCCGTCAGGGTCAGGTCTACCGCCAGTTCATGGACGTGTTCCTCGAAGAACCGAACATGGGCGTGTACCTGATTTGGGGTATCTCCGACAAGTGGAGCTGGCTAAGCCAGTTGAACAGGCAGAAAGGCCTTATCTATGATGAAAACCTGAAGAAGAAGCCCGCTTACGATAGTATCGTCGCTAGCTTCAAGGCCCACCCGCCTGAGACGGTGAAGAGCCCGTACAAGGACAGCTTTGTCCCGGATACGACCAAGAAGGATTCCTCTGCAACAACCGATAGTACGCAGAAGGCGGATTCCACGAAGACGGCCGATTCCACCAAGACCACGACTCCGGGCGATTCCTCGCAGGTCGTCGCTACTCCGGGTGATTCCTCTAAGGTCACGGCTCCGGCGGATTCGACGAAGGTGGGCGATGATACTCCCATTCAGGTGCGCAGGGCGAATGTCCCGCTGGGTATGAGCCTTTCTGGCCGTATGCTCAGCGTTACTGCAAGGGGTGCAACTGTCGAGGTGTTCAACTTGCAAGGCCGTCCAGTGTTTAACGGCAAGGCGGTTGATGGTTCTGTTAACCTCACCAGCATGAACAGCGGACTCTATGTGGTGCGCGTGAAGTCGGGTTCCAGCAGCCTCGTCCGCCGCGTCGTCCTCAAGTAAAATTGTTGATAAATTTGGACAAAAGAGGATTCCCCTAGATTTGGGGAGTCCTTTTTTTGTGTTTTGGGTATATATTAATAAGGGGAGAAATTGTTGTTGAATTTGGAGAAACTTATGCCTGCCCGAATGTGCTATCGTAACATTGTCTTATGTATCGCGTTCGTCTTTTGGGCGGCTTGCAACAACGATTCAAGCAGTAATACCGCTGTTGAAATCAGTGCGCCCGACGAAGTTTCGTCTAGTACCGAGGTTGTGACTGAAATATCGAGCAGCTCCGTATCAAGTAGCTCCACAGCTCAAGAAATCTCGAGTAGTTCTAAAATTCAGGAAGATTCCGTCTCCATCGGCATTTCGAGTAGTTCAAAAAATCAGGAATCATCCTCTTCCAGTGTGGCTTCGAGCAGTTCCAAAATTTCTAGTTCCTCTGGAGTAAATGCTGATTATCCCTATACATTATGGCGCCAACCTTCGGTTCATTGCTGGGATACGACGTACATGAATCAAATATCTTGCTCATCATTCCGTCCAGAACCGCAAATGGATAAATCGGACATTTCGGCCTCCCTGGGTCCTGGTGGTATGACAATGCCCTCGTATTGTATGCAGAGATTCATATCTGTATATGTGTGTGAAAATGGAATGAAATATCCCACGAACATGTTTTCCCTGATTGGCGACACCATTGTACAGTGTTCGTTTGACAATTTGGATGGTAGATGTATACCTGCGGAAGTCGCTTGTGCAAAAAAGATTGAAGATGCAGAGGCGAGTACGGAATACCCTTACATGTTGAAAAAGGATTTGACAGTCAACTGTAAGGAAATGTACAAGATGAAACTGGAAAAGGACCGTATTCCATACGGAACTGATTTTGGTGGTTATGAATGGGTAAGGTGTACTTCGTACTATCTGTGTGAAGACGGGAATAGCTATGAATATGAAGATATGCTTCAGGAGGAATAAGGCATCTGCACGCATAGAGCGACCGAGGAATAGTTGAAAGCGCGAATTTTCAGGAAAGGGGCCCGCGAGGGTTCCTTTTTTATATAGATTAGTGGCATGAAACTCTTGGAACAATTCGATTACCGTGAACTCCCGCCTGTACTTTCCACCGATGCGATGCGTGCGCTTGATGCTGCAACGAAAGAAGAAATGGCGCGTGATGCTGGGGACGGCTCTACGGCTGTCGATGCGGGCTATTGCCTCATGAAGCAGGCGGGTGCTGCGCTTTACCGGCATGTCGTGGATGTTCTGGAAAATATGGATGGCGCGCCCGGGCAGGGGGCGCCGCGCAAGGCGGTTGCGGTTTTTGTAGGCGGGGGCAATAATGGGGGCGATGGGCTAGTGTTCGCGAAGCTGCTGATTGAAGCGGGAATCCCATGCACCGTGTATTCGCTTGCCGCCGCCGAAAAGTTCAAGAACGAAGCGAAGTTGGCTCTGGATGATTTTGTACTGGCGGGCGGAAGGCTTGCCGCCTATGCACCGGCTGGAACGGGTGCGCATTTCTCGCTGGTCGTGGATTGCATGCTCGGAAATGGCGCCTCCGGTGAATTGCGGGAATTGTATGCGGCCGCAGTCCGCGACATCGGGGACTGGAACGTTCCGGTTGTCGCGGCAGACGCCCCCACCGGTTATGACTCTCGCGAGCATTTGCGCCGAGAACCCTGTATCAACGCCGTGGAAACGGTGTTGTTCGGGTTCCCCCGGCTTGACGCGTATATTCGCGAAGGGGGGAAGTTTTTTGGCCGGCCCATTGTCGCTCCGCTTGCTTACCCAGATTCCCTTGTCTGCAAATTCGACGAAAAAATTTATTTGGCGACAGAATCCCTGATACCCCAATTGTTGCCGAAACGGGACGAATGGGGTGACAAACGCGAGCAGGGCTGCGCCATGATTGTCGCGGGTTCGGGGAACATGCCGGGTGCCGCAGTGCTTTGTACACGGGCTGCGCTCCGTAGTGGCGTTGGCCTTGTAACGCTTGCCAGCCCAGAAGCGGTCATGCCCGTGTTGCAGGCGAAACTTTCGGAACCCGTTTTCTGTAACTTACAAGACATGGCTGGCCAGGATGCCGACTCTGTCGATGACCGAGCAATGGCGCTTGCTCCGGCACATATTCCGCAGATTCTTGAGAAGGCAAAACATTGTCAGGCTCTAGCCATCGGGCCGGGGTTATCTGGTGCTGAATGTACTCGTGATGCTGTCCTTGAACTTCTCCCGCAAATCAAATGCCCGATGGTCATCGATGCCGATGCATTGAACGCGATAGCCTCTCTCAACAAGACCGTTGCAAGTACCACGTCGGGAGCGGCATCGTTTTTGCGTGGGATTACAATTCTGGGTGTCCTTACGCCGCACCGTCGGGAATGCGAAAGGCTTTTCGGCCCCCTTCCTGCAAGCAGCATTGATTTTCCGGCCCACTTACGCAATATTGCCCAGATTACGAATAAAGTCTTGCTCCTGAAGGGGGCGCCGACATTCGTCGCCATTCCCGACGGGCGTGTCTACGTGGTGCCGGCCTGTAATTCGGGCCTTGCCAAGGGCGGTTCCGGCGACGTGCTTACGGGTATTATCGTGGCTCTGCTTTCGCAGGGGCTGGCTCCTCTAGAAGCGGCTGTGTTGGGGGCATTGCTCCATCAAAAGGCAGGAAAAATAACCCGAGATGAACTCGGCCCGTATTCAATGCTCCCTGGAGATATTGTCAAAAAGATTTCTAGGGCGTTTGTCGTCCCTTGATCATTTTCTGGGAAGCCAAGCCCAGTCATCCAAGTCGCTGTCGTATTGGCAAGTGACTGTTTCCCCTGAGGCTTCAATGTAGACGGTTGTTTCGCTTTCGGAAACGTCGCAGCTGAACATGTACAGGTCTATGTCTTTAGCGACATGGTATTCGTTGTTGGACTGTGCGCCTGCTACCTTGGATGTTTCATTGCCGCAAGTAACGAAAGAAGTCGCTACAAGAAAAAGAGCAAGGGGTAGTATAATTCGTTTTTTCATCCTATCCTCATTTCACCACGGCATAATTTAAAATTTCGCGTGACGAAAGTCACATTTGTAACATGAAAAAAAGAATTAAAAGCATAAAAACACAACAATGTAAATGTTTATAAACAAAAGAATGACCTTTTGAGGGGTTTAAAGGTAAAGTTCTCTAAATAAAGGCTTCTGACACGCATGTTTTTCTACATTCAGGACATGCCCGAAAAGACACTACTTTTGCTCGACTCCTACGCGCTCGCGTTCCGCATGTTCTACGCTTACTCGCAAAACCCGCTCAAGAACAGCCAGGGTGAAGAGGTTTCGATGATGCACGGTTACTGGGGTGCCGTCCTCCGTATCCTTGCGAAGCACAAGCCGACGCATTTTGCGATTGCGCGCGACGTAGCGCACACGAAGACTTTCAGGCACGAACTTTATCCCGACTACAAGGCAAATCGTGGACCCATGCCCGAAGAGATGGCGGCACAGATGCCGCTGTTGGGCGAAAGCCTTGAAGCAAGCGGAATCCCGTTGCTCTCGGAGCCGGGTTACGAGGCGGACGACGTGATGGCGAGTACCGCAACTGCCGCTGTCGAGGCGGGCTTTGACCATGTGGTGAT
This genomic interval carries:
- a CDS encoding endo-1,4-beta-xylanase, translating into MKVTQFTHRVVLVAALIGIGASVAGAQETLRSLAEERGRYIGAILNSQWFSGGLPADYEKIHKTEFNAVVAENEMKFDATEGSQGRFSYGNGDKMVNYAKQNNMYARGHALAWHSQVPGWVNSHRNKQELLGILKNHINKVVGHWKGDIKEWDVVNEAVNDNNTHGWRSQGSVWFETIGAEFLDSAFVWAHAADPDAELCYNDYAIEQGIGPGSKAGFVLDQVKRWVKDGIPITCVGSQTHVEDVTTAKEFIGAPDSLRHFAQELAKLGIKLNITELDVGFKSGRSVSAEDLARQGQVYRQFMDVFLEEPNMGVYLIWGISDKWSWLSQLNRQKGLIYDENLKKKPAYDSIVASFKAHPPETVKSPYKDSFVPDTTKKDSSATTDSTQKADSTKTADSTKTTTPGDSSQVVATPGDSSKVTAPADSTKVGDDTPIQVRRANVPLGMSLSGRMLSVTARGATVEVFNLQGRPVFNGKAVDGSVNLTSMNSGLYVVRVKSGSSSLVRRVVLK
- a CDS encoding NAD(P)H-hydrate dehydratase, which encodes MKLLEQFDYRELPPVLSTDAMRALDAATKEEMARDAGDGSTAVDAGYCLMKQAGAALYRHVVDVLENMDGAPGQGAPRKAVAVFVGGGNNGGDGLVFAKLLIEAGIPCTVYSLAAAEKFKNEAKLALDDFVLAGGRLAAYAPAGTGAHFSLVVDCMLGNGASGELRELYAAAVRDIGDWNVPVVAADAPTGYDSREHLRREPCINAVETVLFGFPRLDAYIREGGKFFGRPIVAPLAYPDSLVCKFDEKIYLATESLIPQLLPKRDEWGDKREQGCAMIVAGSGNMPGAAVLCTRAALRSGVGLVTLASPEAVMPVLQAKLSEPVFCNLQDMAGQDADSVDDRAMALAPAHIPQILEKAKHCQALAIGPGLSGAECTRDAVLELLPQIKCPMVIDADALNAIASLNKTVASTTSGAASFLRGITILGVLTPHRRECERLFGPLPASSIDFPAHLRNIAQITNKVLLLKGAPTFVAIPDGRVYVVPACNSGLAKGGSGDVLTGIIVALLSQGLAPLEAAVLGALLHQKAGKITRDELGPYSMLPGDIVKKISRAFVVP